The genomic region CGGAGCCGAGGCGTATTTCCGGCAGGCGCAGCAGCTCACGAGCCATGACTACAGCGGTGCCGAGCTCGCCCATGCCTTCTTGCACATCATCTCCGGCATTGAAGACCTGAAGGATATCGAGGATGTGGAGCCGCAGCGGTTGCTTGAGGCGCTCACAAATGTATAAGGAGCACTACTCGTTCATTCAGCACAAAGAGAATTGGACGTCCATGTCGCTGCAGGACATCAATCGAGCCCGCAACAGGATTGACGCCCGAGACCGCCGTCAATGGTCTGTACGTCATAACAGAGCCCTGTCTTGGGTTGGCGCGCAGTAAAGCGAGGGATGCGAGGTAAGCCATGACCCAGAGGCCGAACGTTACCGATGAGGATGAGATTCGGATCGTTGGGATCGAGGTCCGGACGAGCAATCGTCTCGAGAGCGACCGGAAGACGGCGCGAATTCCCGGTTTGTGGCAGCGATTCTATCGCGAGCACATAGAGGACCAAGTTCCCCACCGCGTCGCTGACGAGTTCATCTACGAGGCGTACATTGATTACGGGAGTGACCACAACGGCGAATACTCCGTTGTGCTTGGTGTCCAGGTCGACTCCTTCGACAACGTTCCCCCTGGCATGGCCCGTGCCTTGCTACCGCGCTCGCGATATCTGGTGTTTCCGGCCGTCGGTGAGATACCCAAGGCCGTGCAACACGCCTGGGGCAACGTGTGGAATCATTTCACGACGCAGGCCGAACATCGACGCTCGTTTCGCGGCGACTACGAGAAGTTGAAGAAGGACGACAAGGGTGGCTTTGCCGAATGTAACATCTACATTTCGGTCGTTTGAGCGATCATGGCTTCTGTCAGGTTTCCTGATGATACCCTAGCGTTCCTTCATGAACTGAAGGACAATAACACGCGCGAATGGTTCTCCGCCCACGTGCAGGATTACCAACAGTGCTGTGTTGAGCCGGCCAAGGCGTTTGTGATAGCCGCGGGGCGCGAGCTACGAGAACTGATTCCTGGCATTCACGCAGAGCCGAGCATCATGGGATCCATCTTCCGGATGAACCGGGATGCCCGTTATGCGAAGGAAACGCCATATAAGACGCACCTCGATTTCTGGTTCTGGGAAGGCGAACGGAACCAAGCAGTCTCCGGCATGTTCGCCCGTGTTGCGCCAGATTTTTTGGGAATCGGTGCGGGATGCCACGGCTTCGGCAAAGAGCGCCTGCCGATGTTCCGCCGAGCCGTTGCCGACCCGAGGCAGGGAGCTCGTCTGGCCGAAGTCGCCCGGACCGCCGCGGAGAAGGGCTATGTACTAAAGGGCAAGGCCTACAAGCGCTACCCGAGGGACTTTCGCACTGACGGTCTGGCCGCTGAGTTTCTTCTTT from Nitrospira japonica harbors:
- a CDS encoding GyrI-like domain-containing protein, which codes for MTQRPNVTDEDEIRIVGIEVRTSNRLESDRKTARIPGLWQRFYREHIEDQVPHRVADEFIYEAYIDYGSDHNGEYSVVLGVQVDSFDNVPPGMARALLPRSRYLVFPAVGEIPKAVQHAWGNVWNHFTTQAEHRRSFRGDYEKLKKDDKGGFAECNIYISVV
- a CDS encoding DUF2461 family protein, translating into MASVRFPDDTLAFLHELKDNNTREWFSAHVQDYQQCCVEPAKAFVIAAGRELRELIPGIHAEPSIMGSIFRMNRDARYAKETPYKTHLDFWFWEGERNQAVSGMFARVAPDFLGIGAGCHGFGKERLPMFRRAVADPRQGARLAEVARTAAEKGYVLKGKAYKRYPRDFRTDGLAAEFLLYGALYVHVDEPVRLVTRNGAMLEACVRHWRELAALHEWITEFVQYAR